In Hippoglossus hippoglossus isolate fHipHip1 chromosome 24, fHipHip1.pri, whole genome shotgun sequence, a single genomic region encodes these proteins:
- the moxd1l gene encoding DBH-like monooxygenase protein 2 homolog yields MRSLLLFLCLSLAGTRGAGASDHSMPFMVYLDLNRQVCLEWGFDKLKGDITFKLTVNTTGWVGLGFSPSGIMKGADMVIGGVGHNGIYFTDRHATGKTMPLEDTQQSYTLLSLTESEGRTIMVFQRALQTCDDQDYHINDKPIKVIYAFGTTDVVSYHSNRRGTKEVNLLNYMARTSQPISSYISATVQNITVPAVQTYYHCKVMNLLNLPTKHHIYLIAPVIEHPDIVHHMLLYSCPSSVTEPYDNPCYIGDKGDICFGVVAAWAVGGGVYELPADVGIPIGGEDSDRFYRLEIHYNNIHLEAGRIDNSGLRLYHTAQLREHDVGILSTGVLPFDHIKYRIPPNVAQFHTYGMCNTSLFSQLMDSVPDLQVFGVLLHTHLAGRKVRAVHYRNGEQIDSLAVDENYSFEVQQIVNIGNIKTIKPNDEIAVECTYSTLNRTKVTEMGLATTDEMCLAFLFYYPAIKITSCTSHPMTQSLLNTSYEVTDNTTLSHDEIVEYENVLKSLPQIQMLTDVDHNLTYNINGFIREMKKNPTFTCSRASTRLYTSWIMNPGGIMLLLLWTAIM; encoded by the exons ATGCgctctctgcttcttttcctctgcctctccctggCCGGGACAAGGGGAGCGGGGGCGTCGGACCACTCCATGCCCTTCATGGTGTACCTGGACCTCAACCGTCAGGTGTGCCTCGAGTGGGGCTTTGATAAACTGAAAGGAGACATTACATTCAAACTGACTGTCAACACCACGGGCTGGGTGGGCTTAGGCTTCAGTCCCAGCGGAATAATGAAGGGGGCAGATATGGTCATAGGGGGAGTTGGACACAATGGAATCTACTTCACA GATCGTCACGCCACGGGGAAAACCATGCCTTTGGAGGACACTCAGCAGAGCTACACTCTCCTGTCTCTGACTGAAAGTGAAGGACGAACTATCATGGTGTTTCAGAGGGCCCTTCAGACGTGTGACGACCAGGACTACCACATCAAC GATAAGCCCATTAAGGTGATCTACGCCTTTGGAACAACAGATGTGGTCAGTTACCACAGTAACCGCAGAGGCACCAAGGAGGTCAACCTGCTGAACTACATGGCCAGGACCTCCCAACCTATCTCCAGCTATATCAGCGCCACAGTGCAAAAT ATCACTGTCCCTGCCGTCCAAACCTACTACCACTGCAAAGTCATGAATCTTCTAAACTTGCCTacaaaacatcacatatatCTT ATTGCCCCAGTGATCGAGCACCCTGACATTGTCCATCACATGCTACTGTACAGCTGTCCCTCCTCTGTGACCGAGCCGTACGACAACCCTTGCTACATCGGAGACAAAGGGGACATTTGCTTTGGGGTGGTGGCTGCATGGGCAGTGGGAGGAGGG GTGTATGAGCTTCCAGCAGATGTGGGTATTCCTATTGGAGGTGAAGACAGTGATAGATTCTACAGGCTGGAAATCCATTACAATAACATCCACCTTGAAGCAG GCAGGATAGACAACTCAGGACTCAGACTCTACCACACAGCCCAACTCCGGGAGCATGATGTGGGCATCCTGTCCACGGGTGTGCTGCCTTTTGACCATATAAAATACAGAATCCCTCCAAACGTCGCTCAGTTCCACACCTACGGCATGTGTAAcacctctctcttctctcag TTGATGGATTCTGTGCCTGACCTTCAAGTGTTTGGTGTCCTGTTGCACACTCACTTGGCTGGGAGGAAAGTCAGAGCTGTCCACTACAG aaATGGAGAGCAGATCGACTCTTTGGCTGTTGATGAAAACTACAGCTTTGAGGTTCAGCAGATTGTCAATATTGGAAATATCAAGACCATCAAGCCG AATGATGAGATTGCAGTGGAGTGCACCTACAGCACTCTGAATCGCACTAAAGTCACCGAG ATGGGGTTGGCGACCACCGATGAGATGTGCTTGGCCTTTCTATTCTACTACCCTGCAATCAAGATCACCTCGTGTACAAGCCACCCAATGACACAGTCTCTATTGAACACATCCTACGA GGTGACTGACAACACCACGCTAAGCCATGATGAGATTGTCGAGTATGAGAATGTGCTGAAGAGCCTTCCACAGATCCAGATGCTCACCGATGTTGAT CACAATCTCACGTACAACATAAATGGCTTCATcagggagatgaagaagaatCCGACTTTCACTTGTTCGAGAGCGTCAACTCGACTCTACACTTCCTGGATAATGAACCCAGGAGGAATCATGCTTTTGCTGCTCTGGACTGCAATAATGTAA